The Faecalibacterium prausnitzii genome includes a window with the following:
- a CDS encoding sigma-70 family RNA polymerase sigma factor, giving the protein MVTDKTRRSEFIEQNLGLVHSCAGRFRGRGIEYDDLYSAGCMGLVKACDAFDPERGVCFSTYAVPVILGEIKKLFRDGGTVKVSRSLKELNLRINAAREHHRKLCGTEPTLSQLAEELGESVENITLAVQAAQPIMSLTPENRDEPDRQIDIPVESPEEALADKIGLAEVLGTLPEEDQRLIRLRFYANRTQSETAKILHTTQVQISRRERKLLKLMRAKLLEE; this is encoded by the coding sequence ATGGTAACGGACAAGACCCGGCGCAGTGAGTTTATCGAACAGAACCTGGGGCTGGTGCATTCCTGCGCCGGACGCTTCCGGGGGCGCGGCATCGAATACGACGATCTCTACAGTGCAGGCTGCATGGGGCTCGTCAAAGCCTGCGATGCCTTTGACCCGGAGCGCGGCGTCTGCTTTTCCACCTACGCGGTGCCGGTCATCCTCGGCGAGATCAAAAAGCTGTTCCGGGATGGGGGCACGGTCAAGGTGAGCCGGTCGCTGAAAGAACTGAATCTGCGGATCAACGCAGCGCGGGAGCATCACCGGAAGCTCTGCGGCACCGAGCCGACGCTTTCGCAGCTGGCGGAAGAGCTGGGGGAGAGCGTGGAGAACATCACACTGGCTGTTCAGGCAGCGCAGCCCATCATGAGCCTGACGCCGGAGAATCGGGACGAGCCGGACCGCCAAATCGACATCCCGGTAGAATCGCCCGAAGAGGCGCTGGCGGATAAAATCGGGCTGGCAGAGGTCCTGGGGACGCTTCCGGAGGAAGATCAGCGCCTCATCCGACTGCGCTTTTATGCGAACCGCACCCAGAGCGAAACGGCAAAGATCCTGCACACCACCCAGGTGCAGATCTCCCGGCGGGAGCGCAAGCTCCTCAAGCTGATGCGGGCAAAATTGCTGGAGGAGTAA
- the spoIIAB gene encoding anti-sigma F factor, with the protein MKAENTTKIQFDSLSVNEAYARGAAAAFLARYDPTVPQLADLKTAVSEAVTNCIVHAYPDRVGPIVMTLAVYPGRLVKITVADRGVGIPDIPKAMEPLFTTGNPEERSGLGFAVMQSFMDKVRVSSTPGHGTRVTLTKRLEEKPST; encoded by the coding sequence ATGAAAGCGGAAAACACCACAAAAATTCAATTTGACTCTCTCAGCGTCAACGAGGCCTATGCCCGCGGCGCAGCGGCGGCCTTTCTGGCCCGGTACGACCCTACCGTGCCCCAGCTGGCAGACCTGAAGACGGCCGTGTCCGAGGCGGTCACCAACTGCATCGTTCACGCCTACCCGGACCGGGTCGGCCCGATCGTGATGACGCTGGCGGTCTATCCGGGGAGGCTGGTGAAGATCACGGTGGCAGACAGGGGCGTCGGCATTCCGGATATCCCCAAGGCGATGGAGCCGCTGTTCACCACTGGAAACCCCGAAGAGCGGTCCGGCCTTGGCTTCGCGGTCATGCAGAGCTTTATGGATAAGGTACGGGTCAGCTCCACGCCGGGGCACGGCACCCGCGTTACCCTGACCAAGCGACTGGAGGAAAAGCCCTCTACATAA
- a CDS encoding STAS domain-containing protein (This anti-anti-sigma factor, or anti-sigma factor antagonist, belongs to a family that includes characterized members SpoIIAA, RsbV, RsfA, and RsfB.), whose protein sequence is MATVTFSAADDLLYAYLAGEIDHDAAQDLRIQLDDALLTRTPHTLVLDLGGVGFMDSSGVGLILGRQRCARSLGGTLRIQHAPEQLRRVLRLAGISCADEPGREEQEE, encoded by the coding sequence ATGGCGACTGTGACCTTCAGCGCGGCGGACGATCTGCTCTATGCCTATCTGGCGGGCGAGATCGACCACGATGCCGCGCAGGACCTTCGCATCCAATTGGACGATGCGCTGCTCACCCGCACACCCCACACGCTGGTGCTGGATCTGGGCGGGGTGGGCTTTATGGATTCGTCCGGCGTGGGGCTCATTCTGGGGCGGCAGCGCTGTGCGCGGAGCCTCGGCGGGACCCTGCGCATCCAGCACGCCCCGGAACAGCTGCGCCGTGTGCTGCGGCTTGCGGGCATTTCGTGCGCGGACGAGCCCGGCCGGGAAGAACAGGAGGAATGA
- a CDS encoding folylpolyglutamate synthase: MTIEQANQYFAALPEGFAPAEELRAALPAAAQQVAYVGVAGTAGKTAAAALTAAVLQAAGFVTGLYRAGCEPLEQRVCINGEPVADALLCAAAETLSRARPLPRAAAELAAAAACFGAAGCRLAVVELPDAGLAEALSHMPVCVVTSIGPDGVSRSVERSAALAAGVMREGAICVTAPEQPKAALSELIVAAGREDCELVVPDPDDITFLEAEKFTSRVDYGGYTVPLAFLGRHAAGSAAIAVETALALCKKGLDIPDEAILEGLAAVENRSSIRVLSQRPLIILDACRTPQQAMALLRVLNMAKVRHLSAVIGLTEEEGAEAFFTALETGLTPDEQKKDKQSMPGMSDSPFDKVFLVTPQGIDDALTERLLEKARYHFDAERCTSLDEAIGLARANSRRGLLICGSEAIALEAEQKLEAR, from the coding sequence ATGACCATCGAACAGGCAAATCAATATTTTGCTGCTCTGCCGGAGGGGTTCGCCCCGGCGGAAGAACTGCGCGCGGCGCTGCCCGCAGCGGCGCAGCAGGTGGCCTATGTGGGGGTGGCCGGCACGGCGGGCAAGACCGCTGCCGCCGCCCTGACGGCAGCCGTGCTTCAGGCCGCCGGTTTCGTCACCGGTCTGTACCGTGCAGGCTGTGAGCCGCTGGAACAGCGGGTCTGCATCAACGGCGAGCCGGTGGCAGATGCCCTGCTCTGCGCCGCAGCGGAAACGCTGAGCCGTGCAAGGCCGCTGCCCCGCGCAGCAGCAGAGCTGGCCGCAGCAGCCGCCTGCTTTGGGGCTGCGGGCTGCAGGCTGGCGGTGGTGGAGCTGCCGGATGCCGGTCTGGCCGAAGCGCTCTCCCATATGCCGGTCTGCGTGGTGACCTCCATCGGCCCGGACGGCGTGAGCCGTTCGGTGGAGCGTTCGGCGGCTCTGGCTGCAGGCGTCATGCGGGAAGGTGCCATCTGCGTCACCGCACCGGAGCAGCCCAAGGCCGCGTTGAGCGAGCTTATCGTGGCGGCTGGCCGCGAGGACTGTGAACTGGTCGTACCGGACCCGGACGACATCACCTTCCTCGAAGCCGAGAAATTCACAAGCAGGGTGGATTACGGCGGCTACACCGTGCCGCTGGCCTTTCTGGGCCGTCATGCGGCGGGCAGCGCGGCCATTGCAGTTGAGACGGCGCTGGCCCTCTGCAAAAAGGGCCTCGACATCCCGGACGAAGCGATCCTCGAAGGCCTTGCTGCCGTCGAGAACCGCAGCAGCATCCGGGTGCTGTCGCAGCGCCCGCTCATCATTCTGGACGCCTGCCGCACCCCGCAGCAGGCCATGGCCCTGCTCCGCGTCCTCAATATGGCCAAGGTGCGCCATCTGAGCGCCGTCATCGGCCTGACCGAGGAAGAAGGCGCCGAGGCGTTCTTCACCGCGCTGGAGACCGGCCTGACCCCGGATGAGCAGAAGAAGGACAAACAGTCCATGCCCGGCATGAGCGACAGCCCCTTTGATAAGGTGTTCCTCGTCACGCCGCAGGGCATCGACGATGCTCTGACCGAGCGCCTGCTGGAAAAGGCCCGGTATCACTTCGACGCTGAGCGCTGCACGAGCCTGGACGAAGCCATCGGTCTGGCCAGAGCCAACAGCCGCCGCGGTCTTCTGATCTGCGGCAGCGAAGCCATCGCGCTGGAAGCCGAACAGAAGCTGGAAGCCCGCTGA
- a CDS encoding VanZ family protein produces the protein MAETSNRTSPWLIAWRVIFTFALIGCIVFIFSNSMQVAAVSEGASGRVLDFMQKVLRKLGMPGAANHLTMHIIRKLAHFSEYLLEGFLFMLCLRVYTKHVLKHVSWPILGGLLTALTDETIQLFVPGRSSQVTDVWIDFSGVMTGLIVGLILLGLIRMCILLYKHRNED, from the coding sequence ATGGCAGAAACATCAAATCGCACCTCGCCCTGGCTCATCGCCTGGCGGGTCATCTTTACCTTTGCGCTCATCGGCTGCATCGTCTTCATCTTCTCGAACTCGATGCAGGTGGCAGCTGTCTCCGAGGGAGCCAGCGGACGGGTGCTGGACTTCATGCAGAAAGTCCTGCGCAAGCTGGGCATGCCCGGCGCGGCAAACCATCTCACGATGCACATCATCCGCAAGCTGGCGCACTTCTCGGAATATCTGCTGGAGGGCTTCCTGTTCATGCTCTGCCTGCGGGTCTACACCAAACATGTGCTCAAGCATGTCTCGTGGCCCATCCTGGGCGGCCTGCTCACGGCGCTGACCGATGAGACCATCCAGCTGTTCGTGCCGGGGCGCAGCAGTCAGGTAACAGACGTCTGGATCGATTTTTCCGGCGTGATGACCGGCCTCATCGTGGGGCTGATCCTGCTGGGGCTCATCCGGATGTGCATCCTGCTCTATAAACATCGAAACGAGGATTGA
- a CDS encoding valine--tRNA ligase, whose product MKELAKQYDPSQVEDRIYQFWLDGGYFHTEADPDKKPYTIVMPPPNVTGQLHMGHALDNTMQDVLIRTKRMQGYAALWVPGTDHASIATEAKVVEAMRAEGLTKEMVGRDGFLERAWDWKTKYGNRIVSQLKKLGTSCDWQRERFTMDEGCSDAVKEVFVRLYDKQLIYRGNRMVNWCPHCNTSISDAEVEYEEKDGSFWHLLYPVKETGEMLELATTRPETMLGDTAVAINGEDPRYAHLHGCHVILPLLNKEIPIVCDEHADMTKGTGVVKITPAHDPNDFEVGLRHDLPIVRVFTYDGRMTGAADKAAADAIFAAGKNTVNEPEVLDCGKYAGMTTLEARKAILADLKEGGFLKEIEPLKHEVGTCYRCHSTIEPMVSKQWFVKMEPLAKPAIESVEKGEIKFVPERFTKNYMNWMKGTRDWCISRQLWWGHQIPAYYCDDCGETVVAKDAPCTCPKCGGSKFTQDPDTLDTWFSSALWPFSTLGWPDEDSADLKYFYPTNTLVTGYDIIGFWVSRMIFSGLAYTGKAPFDTVCIHGIVRDSQGRKMSKSLGNGIDPLEVIAKYGADALRFMLLDGSTPGNDMRYSEKKVEAARNFANKLWNATRFVLMNLPEDFEPGLPADDRLDMSDKWVLTKLNQVAGAMTDNLDHYEMGLAAAKINSFIWDVYCDWFIEIAKPRLNSGDAEQADTARRVLVYVLDKALKLLHPFMPFVTEELYQALPGSAETIMTQAWPTVDEAHNWPEEEEAFEKVMDYIKAVRTMRTEMNVHPAKKTSMIIETADATPFQNAQVYLAKFAFATEVTFTAKYEGSTDGMVQVSTHAARGFIPMMELIDREKELARLNKEKAKAEKELAMFENQLNNPKFVERAPAALVEDIRAKHAKSQDKLANIEQSIQALG is encoded by the coding sequence ATGAAAGAACTCGCAAAACAGTACGACCCCAGCCAGGTGGAAGACCGCATCTACCAGTTCTGGCTGGACGGCGGCTACTTCCACACGGAAGCAGACCCCGATAAGAAACCCTACACCATCGTGATGCCGCCGCCGAACGTGACCGGCCAGCTGCACATGGGCCATGCACTGGATAACACCATGCAGGATGTCCTCATCCGCACCAAGCGGATGCAGGGCTACGCTGCCCTGTGGGTGCCCGGCACCGACCATGCGTCCATCGCCACCGAGGCCAAGGTCGTGGAGGCCATGCGCGCCGAGGGTCTGACCAAGGAGATGGTCGGCCGCGACGGCTTTCTGGAGCGCGCCTGGGATTGGAAGACCAAGTACGGCAACCGCATCGTCAGCCAGCTGAAGAAGCTCGGCACCAGCTGCGACTGGCAGCGGGAACGCTTCACCATGGATGAGGGCTGCTCGGATGCCGTCAAGGAAGTGTTCGTCCGCCTGTACGACAAGCAGCTGATCTACCGCGGCAACCGCATGGTCAACTGGTGCCCGCACTGCAACACCTCCATCTCGGACGCTGAGGTCGAGTATGAGGAGAAGGACGGCAGCTTCTGGCACCTGCTCTACCCGGTCAAGGAGACCGGCGAGATGCTGGAGCTGGCCACCACCCGCCCGGAGACCATGCTGGGCGATACCGCCGTTGCCATCAACGGTGAGGACCCCCGCTATGCGCACCTGCACGGCTGCCATGTCATCCTGCCGCTGCTGAACAAGGAGATCCCCATCGTCTGCGACGAACACGCCGACATGACCAAGGGCACCGGTGTCGTCAAGATCACCCCGGCCCACGACCCCAACGACTTTGAGGTCGGCCTCCGCCACGACCTGCCCATCGTCCGCGTCTTCACCTACGACGGCCGCATGACCGGCGCTGCCGACAAGGCGGCGGCCGATGCCATCTTCGCCGCAGGCAAGAACACCGTGAACGAGCCGGAAGTGCTGGACTGCGGCAAGTATGCCGGTATGACCACCCTCGAAGCCCGCAAGGCCATTCTGGCCGACCTGAAGGAGGGCGGCTTCCTGAAGGAGATCGAGCCTCTGAAGCACGAGGTCGGCACCTGCTACCGCTGCCACTCCACCATCGAGCCGATGGTCTCCAAGCAGTGGTTCGTCAAGATGGAGCCGCTGGCAAAGCCCGCCATCGAAAGCGTGGAAAAGGGCGAGATCAAGTTCGTGCCGGAGCGCTTCACCAAGAACTATATGAACTGGATGAAGGGCACCCGTGACTGGTGCATCAGCCGCCAGCTGTGGTGGGGCCACCAGATCCCGGCGTATTACTGCGATGACTGCGGCGAGACTGTGGTCGCCAAGGACGCCCCCTGCACCTGCCCCAAGTGCGGCGGCAGCAAGTTCACCCAGGACCCGGATACTCTGGATACCTGGTTCTCCTCTGCGCTGTGGCCCTTCAGCACACTGGGCTGGCCCGATGAGGACAGCGCCGACCTGAAGTATTTTTACCCCACCAACACCCTCGTCACCGGCTACGACATCATCGGATTCTGGGTCAGCCGCATGATCTTCTCCGGTCTGGCCTATACCGGCAAGGCACCGTTCGACACTGTCTGCATCCACGGCATCGTCCGCGACAGCCAGGGCCGCAAGATGTCCAAGAGCCTGGGCAACGGCATCGACCCGCTGGAGGTCATCGCCAAGTACGGCGCGGACGCCCTGCGCTTCATGCTGCTGGACGGCTCCACCCCCGGCAACGATATGCGTTACAGCGAGAAGAAGGTGGAGGCTGCCCGCAACTTTGCAAACAAGCTGTGGAACGCCACCCGCTTTGTGCTGATGAACCTGCCCGAAGACTTTGAGCCGGGCCTGCCCGCCGACGACCGGCTGGACATGAGCGACAAGTGGGTCCTGACCAAACTGAACCAGGTGGCCGGTGCCATGACCGACAACCTCGACCACTACGAGATGGGTCTGGCCGCTGCCAAGATCAACAGCTTCATCTGGGATGTCTATTGCGACTGGTTCATTGAGATCGCAAAGCCCCGCCTGAACTCCGGCGATGCCGAGCAGGCTGACACCGCCCGCCGTGTGCTGGTGTATGTGCTGGACAAGGCCCTCAAACTGCTGCATCCCTTCATGCCCTTCGTCACCGAGGAGCTGTATCAGGCGCTTCCCGGCTCTGCCGAGACCATTATGACCCAGGCCTGGCCGACCGTGGACGAGGCCCACAACTGGCCGGAGGAAGAGGAAGCTTTTGAGAAGGTCATGGACTACATCAAGGCGGTGCGTACCATGCGCACCGAGATGAACGTCCACCCCGCCAAGAAGACCAGCATGATCATCGAGACCGCCGATGCGACCCCGTTCCAGAACGCACAGGTCTATCTGGCAAAGTTCGCTTTTGCCACCGAGGTGACCTTCACCGCCAAGTACGAGGGCAGCACCGACGGCATGGTGCAGGTCTCCACCCACGCGGCCCGCGGCTTTATCCCCATGATGGAGCTGATCGACCGCGAGAAGGAGCTGGCCCGCCTGAACAAGGAAAAGGCCAAGGCCGAAAAGGAACTGGCCATGTTCGAAAACCAGCTCAACAACCCCAAGTTCGTGGAGCGCGCCCCGGCGGCTCTGGTCGAGGATATCCGTGCAAAGCACGCAAAGAGCCAGGATAAGCTGGCCAACATCGAACAGAGCATCCAGGCGCTGGGTTAA
- a CDS encoding glycosyltransferase family 2 protein: MAEPTISIIVPVYKTEAYLEKCVDSILAQTFRDFELLLIDDGSPDNCPALCEEAAARDPRIRVIHQKNAELSAARNTGVEAARGEWIGFVDSDDSIAPEMYETLLTYARRDGAQIAVCDYLLVTEAGEPLPSSYRLEEDKVLDRVGALEQMNRGHFKVAWNRLYRRELFEMVRFPVGKIHEDEYTAHQFYWQCERITIAAKPLYFYVQRGGSIIHTDSPQKTMDLAEGIFQRACFEQEQQLTRLAIEAAKTSMLVFAQAHRRKDLQPAQRRWCAEMRGRMNALAKTLLKSGSGSRADRIKFRLFLCSPTLYRAALLTKSWMNKIGF; encoded by the coding sequence ATGGCAGAACCGACCATCAGCATCATTGTCCCGGTCTATAAAACGGAAGCCTACCTCGAAAAATGTGTGGATTCCATTCTGGCGCAGACTTTCCGGGACTTTGAACTCCTTCTCATAGACGACGGCTCCCCGGACAACTGCCCGGCGCTGTGCGAGGAAGCAGCAGCGCGCGACCCGCGCATCCGGGTCATCCACCAGAAGAACGCCGAACTTTCCGCTGCGCGGAACACCGGGGTGGAGGCTGCGCGCGGGGAATGGATCGGTTTTGTGGACAGCGATGACAGCATCGCCCCGGAGATGTACGAGACACTGCTCACCTACGCTCGGCGGGACGGGGCACAGATCGCGGTCTGCGATTACCTGCTGGTGACGGAAGCCGGAGAACCGCTTCCGTCGTCGTATCGTCTGGAGGAAGACAAGGTGCTCGACCGTGTGGGGGCGCTGGAACAGATGAACCGGGGCCACTTCAAAGTGGCATGGAACCGGCTGTACCGGCGGGAGCTCTTTGAAATGGTGCGCTTTCCGGTGGGGAAGATTCACGAGGATGAATACACGGCGCATCAGTTCTACTGGCAGTGTGAACGGATCACGATTGCAGCAAAGCCGCTGTATTTTTATGTGCAGCGGGGCGGCAGCATCATCCATACCGATTCGCCCCAGAAAACGATGGATCTGGCAGAAGGCATTTTCCAGCGGGCCTGTTTCGAGCAGGAGCAGCAGCTCACCAGGCTTGCCATAGAAGCAGCCAAGACGTCGATGCTGGTGTTTGCGCAGGCCCACAGGCGGAAGGACCTGCAGCCGGCGCAGCGGCGGTGGTGCGCAGAGATGCGCGGCCGGATGAACGCGCTGGCAAAGACCCTGCTGAAAAGCGGGAGCGGCTCGCGGGCCGACCGGATCAAGTTCCGGCTGTTCCTCTGTTCTCCAACGCTGTACCGCGCGGCGCTGCTGACCAAAAGCTGGATGAACAAGATCGGTTTCTGA
- a CDS encoding bifunctional homocysteine S-methyltransferase/methylenetetrahydrofolate reductase, producing the protein MNDIREFLSRRPLLFDGGMGTYYKAAPGIECERANQTDPAGVQAVHREYLEAGANAIKTNTFGLPRMAAAHMPGWEALAEAGWKLAEAAAVPTGAFVFADLGPAPETEALPAAQVYTAVAEQFRKLGAKNFLFETLSSDAGILEAVRTLKAAEPDAFVLVSFAVLPDGYTREGLYCKDLVRRMSESGCVDAVGLNCVSAPGAMRTLARSLSSALPLSVMPNAGYPVVTRTQVRYQGKPEYFAQELSGLAADGVVRILGGCCGTTPAHIAALRAALDALPETAAPARTKEFSTPEAKPVENEDAFLRKLNAGEKVIAIELDSPRNADLTAYLEGARKLQAAGADLLTIADCPIAQARMDSSLVACRVHRELGMCTLPHMTCRDRNLNATKALLLGLYAEGVREVLAITGDPIPTAERDEVKNVYQFNSRKLAQYIVSLAGEGREMPSAMTVFGALNLNARNFEVELRRAGEKLEHGMSGFLTQPVLSGQAVENLRHAREVLGSRARILAGIMPVVSQRNAIFMENEINGIHVEEDIIRQFAGLDRAQGEELGLSISLKMVREALPYADGFYLMTPFNRVALMERLIARLRTEVLQES; encoded by the coding sequence ATGAACGATATTCGAGAATTCTTATCCCGCAGGCCGCTGCTGTTCGATGGCGGTATGGGTACCTATTATAAAGCGGCACCGGGCATTGAGTGCGAGCGGGCGAACCAGACTGACCCGGCCGGGGTGCAGGCAGTCCACCGGGAATATCTGGAAGCCGGGGCAAATGCCATCAAGACCAATACCTTCGGCCTGCCCCGGATGGCGGCGGCGCATATGCCGGGCTGGGAAGCGCTGGCCGAAGCGGGCTGGAAGCTGGCTGAGGCGGCAGCGGTGCCGACCGGTGCCTTCGTGTTTGCAGACCTTGGCCCGGCTCCGGAGACCGAAGCGCTCCCGGCGGCGCAGGTCTACACGGCGGTGGCTGAGCAGTTCCGGAAGCTGGGGGCAAAGAACTTCCTGTTCGAGACGCTGAGCTCGGATGCAGGCATTCTGGAGGCTGTGCGCACACTCAAGGCCGCGGAGCCGGACGCCTTTGTGCTCGTCTCGTTTGCGGTGCTGCCGGACGGCTACACCCGCGAAGGTCTGTATTGCAAAGACCTTGTCCGCCGGATGAGCGAGAGCGGCTGCGTGGATGCGGTGGGCCTGAACTGTGTGTCGGCCCCCGGCGCGATGCGCACGCTGGCCCGGAGCCTGAGCAGTGCACTGCCGCTGTCGGTGATGCCGAATGCGGGCTACCCGGTCGTGACCCGGACGCAGGTGCGGTATCAGGGCAAGCCGGAATATTTTGCGCAGGAACTGAGCGGGCTGGCGGCAGACGGCGTGGTCCGCATTCTGGGCGGCTGCTGCGGCACGACACCGGCCCACATCGCGGCCCTGCGGGCTGCGCTGGACGCCCTGCCCGAAACGGCGGCTCCGGCGCGGACGAAAGAATTTTCCACACCGGAGGCAAAACCGGTGGAAAACGAGGACGCCTTCCTGCGCAAGCTGAATGCGGGCGAAAAGGTCATTGCCATTGAGCTGGACTCCCCCCGCAATGCAGACCTGACGGCTTATCTGGAGGGGGCACGGAAGCTGCAGGCGGCGGGCGCAGACCTGCTGACCATTGCGGACTGCCCCATCGCGCAGGCCCGGATGGATTCCTCACTGGTGGCCTGCCGGGTGCACCGGGAGCTGGGGATGTGCACCCTGCCCCACATGACCTGCCGGGACCGCAACCTGAACGCCACCAAGGCGCTGCTGCTGGGGCTGTATGCCGAGGGAGTGCGGGAGGTGCTGGCCATCACCGGCGACCCCATCCCCACGGCAGAGCGGGACGAGGTGAAGAACGTCTATCAGTTCAACTCCCGCAAGCTGGCGCAGTACATCGTCTCGCTGGCAGGCGAGGGCCGCGAGATGCCGTCGGCGATGACCGTCTTTGGTGCGCTGAACCTGAATGCCCGCAACTTTGAAGTGGAACTGCGCCGGGCGGGTGAGAAGCTGGAACACGGCATGTCCGGCTTCCTGACCCAGCCGGTGCTGTCCGGGCAGGCGGTGGAGAACCTCCGCCATGCGCGGGAGGTGCTGGGCAGCCGGGCCAGGATCCTGGCGGGCATCATGCCGGTGGTCAGCCAGCGGAACGCCATCTTCATGGAGAACGAGATCAACGGCATCCATGTGGAGGAGGACATCATCCGGCAGTTTGCCGGGCTGGACCGCGCCCAGGGCGAGGAGCTGGGCCTTTCCATCTCGCTGAAGATGGTGCGGGAGGCCCTGCCCTATGCCGACGGCTTCTATCTAATGACTCCCTTCAACCGGGTCGCCCTGATGGAACGGCTCATCGCCCGGCTCCGCACTGAGGTGCTGCAGGAGTCCTGA
- a CDS encoding type II toxin-antitoxin system prevent-host-death family antitoxin yields the protein MPKIRSSADLRNNYNDISTFCHTYAEPVFITKNGKGDLAVMSIETYEEMVGRFELYGKLQEGLDDVAAGRTRPLEDVISDLRSRRNFR from the coding sequence ATGCCCAAGATCCGTTCCAGCGCAGACCTGCGCAACAACTACAACGATATTTCCACGTTCTGCCACACCTATGCCGAACCCGTGTTCATCACGAAAAACGGCAAGGGAGATCTGGCCGTGATGAGCATCGAGACCTACGAAGAGATGGTCGGCCGTTTTGAATTATACGGCAAACTTCAGGAAGGCCTTGACGATGTCGCCGCCGGGCGGACGCGCCCACTGGAAGATGTTATTTCCGATCTGCGCAGCCGGAGGAATTTCCGATGA
- a CDS encoding type II toxin-antitoxin system RelE/ParE family toxin, which yields MNYFVHVTDKADQDLGESFDYIDLTLKNPLAADVLVDTAEKKLAQLSTFPKRYPVVRDPFLASLGIRFVPVQSYLAFYQVDEAAQTVHILRFLYGKSSWESILKTDLAPH from the coding sequence ATGAATTATTTCGTCCATGTAACCGACAAGGCCGACCAGGACTTGGGAGAATCATTCGACTATATTGACCTTACTCTGAAAAATCCATTGGCTGCCGATGTTCTTGTCGATACCGCCGAAAAGAAGCTGGCACAGCTTTCCACTTTTCCCAAACGCTATCCCGTTGTCCGTGACCCATTTCTGGCCAGCCTTGGCATCCGGTTTGTGCCTGTGCAAAGCTACCTGGCCTTTTATCAGGTCGATGAAGCTGCACAGACCGTCCATATCCTTCGGTTCCTTTACGGCAAAAGCAGTTGGGAATCCATCCTGAAGACCGATCTTGCACCTCATTGA
- a CDS encoding GNAT family N-acetyltransferase — MRHAGTQEIETERLILRRLTPEDAGMMYTNWANDPQVTKYLRWEPHKNAEETRELLTAWALLYPNGDYYEWGIVEKATGQVFGSIGIFTSSSAEPERDPWPGFDHTNGVWEVGYCIGRAWWNNGFTTEALRAVVEYWFKSTDSNWLACAHAFENPASGRVMTRAGFVYDHDSAYHKFDGTPVPCKCYALTREHYNTLACR, encoded by the coding sequence ATGCGCCATGCAGGCACACAGGAGATCGAAACGGAGCGGCTGATCTTGCGCCGCCTGACCCCGGAAGATGCCGGAATGATGTACACGAACTGGGCCAACGACCCGCAGGTGACCAAATACCTGCGGTGGGAGCCGCACAAAAACGCCGAAGAGACCCGCGAACTGCTGACCGCATGGGCACTGCTCTACCCGAATGGAGATTACTACGAGTGGGGCATCGTGGAAAAGGCCACCGGGCAGGTGTTTGGGTCCATCGGTATTTTCACATCCAGTTCCGCCGAACCGGAGCGCGACCCCTGGCCCGGTTTCGACCACACGAACGGCGTGTGGGAAGTGGGCTACTGCATCGGCAGAGCGTGGTGGAACAACGGGTTTACCACCGAAGCCCTCCGCGCAGTTGTAGAATACTGGTTCAAAAGTACAGACAGTAACTGGCTGGCCTGCGCACACGCATTCGAGAACCCCGCCAGCGGCAGGGTCATGACCAGGGCAGGCTTCGTCTACGACCATGATTCGGCATACCACAAATTCGACGGCACCCCGGTCCCCTGCAAGTGCTATGCTTTGACAAGAGAACATTACAACACCCTTGCCTGCCGGTAA